A genomic region of Colletotrichum destructivum chromosome 5, complete sequence contains the following coding sequences:
- a CDS encoding Putative isopenicillin N synthase-like superfamily, translating to MSVARWAAGPTEAPPADGHGVVGGGGGGGGGGRYGDGGVPAAAAVGGSVGEVGDAAAAGHANQTYTAILTEAASSSTTPSSTTPAPAAPSRAVKSPKSGLGRRTRRGALGPGTRTGSSSSSSGSGSGSGGSIALGVATGAGVGTGVSSSSGGGGSRRKTSSRIIKTTSPPSSAAVSRATSVSPASTSTSTTSTSALLTSPPPSAATTATKTTTTTTTTTTRSSTSTPGPGPGPGPGPASRKVFPKSMEPPVVSFYGAEPIPLPSRFAGVKKRLIAGHEAAVEASWRRLLDAMRVEMADIQARGSELIPSIAFADINDPVRVEAFAHRLRRYGVAVIRGVVSPEDARSWVGETHDYLERNREFKPPALHDPTCIDLFWTPVQVRARAHPNMLRAQKFAMSFWESTDDLHITRAPVSYADRLRIHNDKLGAVGGQQNGNSAADSIGAAASATVIAQIDSGSLERWEPDGYGRGGTYEAIFRGDWESYDPWDPAGRVGATTDLYNGAGACSVFRMFQGILALTKVEQGMVRVLPSPKLVAAYFLLRPFFSPRRGPPEQPDGGKADQWAAYLDASNWALDPEPNTIIHGAVPGHAQRLTERWHPHLHLRRSLVSLPSMQAGDYVIWHCDQAYSIITGGTRLGVPPSLQNESTELSLLTYTPVCPLTQTNALFLARQRKAFQTGQPGPDFDTLGGLGSEASHQDRPSAKEVEEYGGVDGLRAMGLAPYDVEPAGVLPPKHSHHHPHHHHHRYDADDAMDIDVDADDEEGIRNKTKTEAETELLRLANIILFPSRYDFYIPTSGTRSSGDRTPRATAATATATATAKTGSAGTTPKTTVNGNKS from the coding sequence ATGAGCGTGGCCCGCTGGGCCGCTGGGCCCACTGAGGCGCCCCCCGCAGACGGGCATGGAGtagtaggaggaggaggaggaggaggaggaggagggagatacggagatggaggggtcccagcagcagcagcagtgggAGGATCAGTTGGGGAAGTTGGAGatgccgcggcggccgggcaCGCTAACCAGACTTACACTGCGATCCTGACCGAGGCAGCCAGTAGCAGCACGACCCCGAGCAGCACGACACCGGCTCCCGCAGCACCATCTCGCGCCGTCAAGTCCCCCAAGTCTGgtctggggaggaggacacGCAGGGGAGCACTGGGGCCAGGCACACGCACAGGGtctagcagcagcagcagcggtaGTGGGAGTGGAAGCGGTGGGAGTATCGCTCTTGGTGTTGCTACTGGTGCCGGTGTTGGCACTGGTGTTAGTAgtagtagtggtggtggtggtagcaGACGCAAGACGTCTTCGCGAATTATTAAGACGACGTCCCCTCCGTCTTCTGCGGCCGTATCCCGGGCCACCTCCGTCTCCCccgcctccacctccacctctACTACCTCTACCTCTGCTCTCCTcacctcccctcctccttcggcTGCAACAACAGCtacgaagacgacgacaacgacgacgacgacgacgacaagatcgtccacctcgactcctggccctggtcctggtcctggtcctggtcctgcCAGCCGCAAGGTGTTCCCCAAGAGCATGGAGCCccccgtcgtctccttctacggcgccgagccgatcccgctgccgtcgcgcttcgccggcgtcaagAAGCGGCTCATCGCCGGccacgaggcggcggtcgaggcgTCGTGGCGTCGTCTGCTCGACGCCATGCgcgtcgagatggccgacaTCCAGGCGCGCGGCTCCGAGCTCATCCCGtccatcgccttcgccgacaTCAACGACCCCGTCCGCGTCGAGGCCTTTGCGCACCGGCTCCGGCGctacggcgtcgccgtcatccgcggcgtcgtctcGCCCGAGGACGCCCGGAGCTGGGTCGGCGAGACGCACGACTACCTCGAGCGCAACCGCGAGTTcaagccgccggcgctgcaCGACCCGACCTGCATCGACCTCTTCTGGACGCCGGTCCAGGTGCGCGCCCGCGCCCACCCCAACATGCTGCGCGCCCAGAAGTTCGCCATGTCCTTCTGGGAGTCGACCGACGACCTGCACATCACCCGCGCCCCCGTCAGCTACGCCGACCGCCTGCGCATCCACaacgacaagctcggcgccgtcggcggccagcagAACGGcaactcggccgccgactccatcggcgccgccgcctccgccaccgtCATCGCCCAGATCGACAGCGGGAGCCTCGAGCGCTGGGAGCCCGACGGctacggccgcggcggcacctACGAGGCCATCTTCCGCGGCGACTGGGAGTCCTACGACCCCTGGgacccggccggccgcgtcggcgcCACCACCGACCTCtacaacggcgccggcgcctgCAGCGTCTTCCGCATGTTCCAgggcatcctcgccctcacAAAGGTCGAGCAGGGCATGGTGCGCGTGCTGCCCTCGCCCAAGCTCGTAGCCGCCTACTTCCTCCTGcggcccttcttctccccgaGGCGCGGGCCCCCCGAGCAGCCGGACGGCGGTAAAGCCGACCAGTGGGCCGCCTATCTCGACGCCTCCAACTGGGCCCTCGACCCGGAGCCAAACACCATCATCCATGGCGCCGTCCCCGGACACGCTCAGCGCCTCACCGAGCGCTGGCACCCGCACCTGCACCTCCGCCGGAGCCTCGTCTCCCTGCCCAGCATGCAGGCCGGCGACTACGTAATCTGGCACTGCGACCAGGCCTactccatcatcaccggcggcaCCCGCCTCGGCGTGCCCCCCTCGCTGCAGAACGAGTCGACCGAGCTCTCCCTGCTGACCTACACCCCCGTGTGCCCCCTGACCCAGACCaacgccctcttcctcgcccgccagcGCAAGGCCTTCCAGACCGGACAGCCGGGGCCCGACTTTGAcaccctcggcggcctgggcaGCGAGGCCTCGCACCAGGACCGGCCCAGCGCCAAGGAAGTCGAGGAgtacggcggcgtcgacggcctgcgcGCCATGGGCCTGGCCCCCTACGACGTCGAGCCGGCGGGGGTGTTGCCGCCCAAGCAcagccatcatcatccccaccatcaccatcaccgttACGACGCGGACGACGCCATGGATatcgacgtcgacgcggacgacgaggagggcatcAGGAACAAGACAaagaccgaggccgagacggagctgctgcggctcgccaacatcatcctGTTCCCGAGCCGCTACGACTTTTATATCCCGACCAGCGGCACGCGGAGTAGCGGCGACCGTACTCCgcgcgcgacggcggcgacagcgacagcaacagcgacggcgaagacggggTCTGCGGGCACGACGCCCAAGACGACCGTGAACGGTAATAAGAGCTGA